A single Acidobacteriota bacterium DNA region contains:
- the truA gene encoding tRNA pseudouridine(38-40) synthase TruA — protein sequence MPERRNHRIDVAYVGTRYHGWQVQPDRVTVQSLLEQALSTLYQEKVALAGAGRTDAGVHARRQTANYTAPGIIPPPRVPDAVNGLIPRDVRVLGARFVQPGFHARKSARGKVYRYTLYTGRVCPPFRADFAWHFRRTLDLDAMAQAGALLVGRHDFTSFCARVEGEADRVRTVTSLRLTRSGPLLYLWIEADGFLHHMVRNIVGTLVDVGCGKRSAGDTTTVLAARDRRAAGPTAPPQGLELVRVRY from the coding sequence ATGCCCGAACGGCGCAACCACCGCATCGACGTGGCCTACGTCGGGACCCGTTACCACGGCTGGCAGGTCCAGCCGGACCGGGTGACGGTGCAGAGCCTCCTGGAACAGGCCCTCTCCACCCTCTACCAGGAAAAGGTCGCCCTCGCCGGCGCGGGCCGGACCGACGCCGGGGTGCACGCCCGCCGGCAAACGGCGAACTACACGGCCCCCGGCATCATCCCGCCCCCCCGGGTGCCCGACGCCGTGAACGGGTTGATCCCCAGGGATGTCCGCGTTCTGGGCGCCCGGTTCGTGCAGCCCGGGTTCCACGCCCGCAAGTCGGCCCGGGGGAAGGTCTACCGGTACACCCTCTACACGGGTCGCGTGTGTCCCCCTTTCCGCGCCGACTTCGCCTGGCACTTCCGCCGCACCCTCGACCTCGACGCCATGGCCCAGGCGGGCGCACTGCTCGTGGGCCGTCACGACTTCACCTCGTTCTGCGCCCGCGTGGAAGGCGAGGCGGACCGGGTCCGGACCGTCACCTCCCTGCGGCTGACGCGGTCGGGGCCCCTCCTTTATCTATGGATCGAAGCGGACGGGTTTCTCCACCACATGGTCCGCAACATCGTCGGGACCCTGGTGGACGTCGGGTGCGGGAAACGGTCCGCCGGCGACACGACTACCGTCCTCGCGGCGCGGGACCGGAGAGCCGCCGGCCCGACCGCCCCGCCCCAGGGGCTGGAACTGGTCCGCGTCCGCTACTGA
- the pyrE gene encoding orotate phosphoribosyltransferase yields the protein MTQTAQAMLERSGAFLSGHFRLSSGLHSGNYLQCAKAFELPECAVALSGLLIAEAAARRVAFDVVISPALGGVLFGYEVARQAGVRNLFTERDAENRMCLRRGFHVNPGERFLVLEDVVTTGGSTREVIAVVEQGGGILAGVGCVADRSRGKADFGVPLLSLIQPEFPTYPPESCPLCERGVPVEKPGSRK from the coding sequence ATGACCCAGACCGCACAAGCGATGCTCGAGAGATCCGGGGCCTTCCTGAGCGGGCACTTCCGTCTCTCCTCCGGCCTTCACAGCGGGAACTACCTCCAGTGCGCCAAGGCGTTCGAACTGCCGGAGTGCGCCGTCGCGCTCTCGGGACTCCTGATCGCCGAAGCCGCCGCCCGGCGGGTCGCCTTCGACGTCGTGATCTCCCCCGCGCTGGGAGGGGTCCTTTTCGGGTACGAAGTCGCACGCCAGGCCGGCGTCCGGAATCTTTTCACCGAACGGGACGCCGAAAACCGGATGTGCCTCCGGCGCGGTTTCCACGTCAACCCCGGCGAGCGTTTCCTCGTGCTCGAGGACGTCGTCACCACGGGCGGGTCGACCCGCGAGGTCATCGCGGTCGTGGAACAGGGGGGCGGGATCCTGGCCGGCGTCGGCTGCGTCGCGGACCGAAGCCGGGGCAAGGCGGACTTCGGCGTCCCCCTCCTGTCGCTGATCCAGCCCGAGTTCCCCACGTACCCGCCCGAGTCCTGCCCCCTGTGCGAGCGCGGCGTCCCCGTGGAGAAGCCGGGCAGCCGGAAGTGA
- the pilM gene encoding type IV pilus assembly protein PilM encodes MFFKSKQLVGLDIGSTSVKVVALKPIRKGEYELASLGVENLQPDTIVDGAIMDKLAVANAINRIYKMQGIKNNTVSTSISGHSVIVKKINLPQQSTNELNESIMWEAEQYIPFDINDVRLDYEILKPVPGTGTIEVLLVAVKKEKIDDHVNVINLAGKKPGLVDIDAFALLNAYRHNYQPSGHTVTALLNIGACLSNLCIVKGPDLLFTRDISVGGNQYTDFLQKGLGLSFEDAEVVKKGTGEIPVNENEANRIIDQVSEIIELEIQKTLDFFKATTTTEKIDRMILSGGSANSKGLKEHLSQKFEIPVEVFDSFRRVSGSTQKFDTAFIKEISPRVAIAVGLAMRSMED; translated from the coding sequence ATGTTTTTCAAATCGAAACAATTGGTAGGTCTCGACATTGGTTCAACTTCCGTCAAGGTTGTCGCCTTGAAACCCATCCGGAAAGGCGAGTACGAACTGGCCTCCCTCGGCGTTGAAAACCTTCAGCCCGACACCATCGTCGACGGCGCCATCATGGACAAGCTGGCGGTGGCCAACGCCATCAACCGGATTTACAAGATGCAGGGGATCAAGAACAACACGGTCTCCACGTCCATCTCCGGGCACTCGGTGATCGTGAAGAAGATCAACCTGCCCCAGCAGAGCACCAACGAGCTCAACGAGTCCATCATGTGGGAGGCGGAGCAGTACATCCCCTTCGACATCAACGATGTGAGGCTGGATTACGAGATTTTGAAGCCCGTCCCGGGCACCGGGACCATCGAGGTCCTCCTGGTGGCGGTCAAGAAGGAGAAGATCGACGATCACGTCAACGTCATCAACCTGGCCGGCAAGAAACCGGGGTTGGTGGACATTGACGCTTTCGCCCTCCTCAACGCCTACCGGCACAACTACCAGCCGTCGGGGCACACCGTGACCGCCCTGCTGAACATCGGGGCCTGCCTTTCCAACCTCTGCATCGTCAAGGGGCCCGATCTCCTCTTCACCCGGGATATCTCGGTGGGCGGCAACCAGTACACCGACTTCCTCCAGAAGGGCCTCGGCCTGAGCTTCGAAGATGCGGAGGTCGTCAAGAAGGGCACGGGTGAAATCCCCGTCAACGAGAACGAGGCGAACCGGATCATCGACCAGGTTTCGGAGATCATCGAGCTGGAAATCCAGAAAACGCTCGATTTCTTCAAGGCCACCACCACCACCGAGAAGATCGACCGCATGATCCTCAGCGGGGGGTCGGCGAACTCGAAGGGCCTCAAGGAACACCTGTCGCAGAAGTTCGAGATCCCCGTCGAAGTGTTCGACTCCTTCCGAAGGGTGTCGGGCAGCACCCAGAAATTCGACACGGCATTCATCAAGGAAATATCTCCCAGAGTCGCCATCGCCGTCGGCCTGGCGATGAGAAGCATGGAGGACTAA
- a CDS encoding PilN domain-containing protein: MVKINLLRERTVEQPTAKIPVEHKPIQGVLIIVLILIAAVAFGVWYGYKKYRDKEELRGVVEKLRTEANSINLEEIQKKIKDLEKLKGELDQRKNLIKELRESQKGPVEMLNALVVSMPDKKDSLWIDSLNQKREADSETVRLEGCAIEQPYITDFVQGLQARRYFTTVDLLKTETQAVPSIDPKMPEMKRYRFVVVCKKTLKKEAKNG; this comes from the coding sequence ATGGTCAAGATCAACTTGCTCAGGGAGCGGACGGTTGAGCAACCCACCGCGAAAATTCCCGTCGAGCACAAGCCGATTCAGGGTGTGCTCATCATTGTGCTCATCCTGATTGCCGCCGTGGCTTTCGGCGTCTGGTACGGCTACAAGAAGTACCGTGACAAGGAAGAGCTGCGGGGGGTTGTGGAGAAGCTGAGGACGGAAGCCAACAGCATCAATCTCGAGGAGATCCAGAAGAAGATCAAGGACCTGGAGAAGCTGAAGGGCGAACTGGACCAGCGGAAGAACCTCATCAAGGAACTGCGCGAAAGCCAGAAGGGCCCGGTCGAGATGCTCAACGCCCTCGTCGTGAGCATGCCCGACAAGAAGGATTCCCTCTGGATCGATTCGCTGAACCAGAAACGGGAAGCGGATTCGGAAACGGTCCGCCTCGAGGGGTGCGCCATCGAGCAGCCCTACATCACCGATTTCGTCCAGGGTCTCCAGGCCCGCCGGTACTTCACCACCGTCGATCTGCTCAAGACGGAGACGCAGGCGGTGCCGTCGATCGACCCGAAGATGCCCGAGATGAAGCGGTACCGTTTCGTGGTGGTCTGCAAAAAAACTTTGAAGAAAGAGGCGAAAAATGGCTAA